One Syngnathus acus chromosome 13, fSynAcu1.2, whole genome shotgun sequence genomic window carries:
- the si:ch211-11n16.2 gene encoding zinc finger FYVE domain-containing protein 1, with amino-acid sequence MSEVLMTSTEETSLCPMQLDEHPDGVRSFLLVDDQEKLQVRSESDFVERLNCADVGGVKVLSIFGNTGDGKSHTLNHILFNGESVFFTSKSPSSCTVGVWAAYEPSLSLVALDTEGLLGAGLLGSATNQNQRMRLLLKVLAVSDIVIYRTRAERLHSDMFQFLSSASGAYLKHFTPELRALSSRCGLDVPLSCLGPAVIVFHETIRTEPLGRDSKMAGNGDMQLQRRFHDLGLGTDAFSSVQYVGTQTVTAPTDYTQLLEALGQQVQNTHTRSPRHLGIVFRALQALSERFCGDLPEDKLNLHTFFPDEYFTCSAVCLSCNIRCKNGMNHLRDRVPHMADGLCQYAHQYNNKVLICKRCYEGGREVTVVPKTSASADNPWFGLAKFAWSGYVLECASCGVIYRSRQYWVGNQDPESSIVRSEVKHVWEGSDTFLTNHQNAAQRVLDGMNYVIQSVSEYSTGPTKAVTAWLTDQVAPPYWRPNTDITACHGCQKAFEEAERKHHCRSCGEGFCHLCSSHRMPVPERGWGSSPVRVCLACYRQGGPHETNHQVCKAEPRGLIARRVAEVAQSTLDIFSTAVDYPLCIVKDVARPDYWVPDQDITQCHQCSKVFTPVMSKHHCRACGQGVCGPCSTHMKPVPSRGWDHPVRVCDSCAASTDGL; translated from the exons ATGTCTGAAGTGCTCATGACATCAACGGAGGAAACATCACTGTGTCCAATGCAACTAGACGAGCATCCCGATGGTGTACGAAGCTTCCTGCTGGTGGATGACCAGGAAAAGCTGCAG GTCCGCAGTGAGTCCGATTTTGTTGAACGGCTCAACTGTGCGGATGTGGGTGGTGTCAAAGTACTCTCCATCTTTGGGAACACTGGGGACGGCAAGTCACATACGTTGAACCATATCCTGTTCAATGGCGAGAGTGTGTTTTTTACATCCAAGTCCCCCAGCTCCTGTACGGTGGGTGTTTGGGCCGCTTATGAGCCATCCCTCAGCCTGGTTGCCCTGGATACCGAGGGTTTGTTGGGAGCGGGCTTGTTGGGATCAGCTACCAATCAAAACCAGAGAATGAGGCTTCTGCTCAAG GTCCTGGCAGTGTCAGATATCGTAATCTATCGGACGCGAGCCGAGCGTCTACACAGCGACATGTTCCAGTTTCTGAGCAGTGCGTCGGGGGCCTATCTGAAACACTTCACCCCTGAGCTTCGGGCCCTGTCAAGCCGCTGCGGTTTGGATGTTCCCCTCTCATGTCTTGGACCTGCTGTCATTGTCTTTCACGAGACCATACGCACAGAGCCTTTGGGCCGTG ATTCAAAGATGGCTGGCAATGGCGATATGCAGCTCCAAAGGCGGTTTCATGATCTGGGCTTGGGTACCGATGCCTTCAGTTCAGTGCAGTACGTGGGCACCCAAACGGTCACTGCTCCAACCGACTACACCCAACTGCTGGAGGCTCTCGGACAGCAAGTGcaaaacactcacacacgtTCGCCCCGCCATCTTGGCATCGTGTTTCGGGCTTTGCAA GCCCTCAGTGAACGCTTCTGTGGTGACCTACCAGAGGACAAGCTGAATCTGCACACTTTCTTCCCAGATGAGTACTTCACCTGCTCTGCGGTTTGCCTCAGTTGCAA TATTCGCTGCAAGAATGGAATGAACCATTTGCGAGACAGGGTCCCTCACATGGCAGATGGACTGTGCCAATATGCACACCAGTACAACAACAAAGTCCTTATCTGTAAG AGGTGTTATGAAGGTGGAAGAGAAGTGACAGTTGTGCCAAAAACCTCGGCGTCCGCTGACAACCCGTGGTTTGGTCTTGCCAAGTTTGCCTGGTCGGG CTACGTGTTGGAGTGTGCCAGCTGTGGCGTCATCTACCGCAGCAGACAGTACTGGGTAGGAAACCAGGATCCTGAGAGCAGCATCGTGCGTTCTGAGGTCAAACACGTTTGGGAGGGG TCGGACACTTTCCTCACCAACCACCAAAATGCAGCCCAGAGGGTCCTGGATGGGATGAACTACGTGATCCAATCGGTGTCGGAATACAGCACCGGCCCCACTAAAGCTGTCACCGCTTGGCTCACTGACCAGGTGGCGCCACCGTACTGGAGACCCAACACGGACATTACA GCATGTCACGGCTGTCAAAAAGCCTTTGAGGAGGCCGAGCGCAAGCATCACTGTCGGTCATGCGGCGAGGGCTTCTGTCACCTGTGCTCCAGCCACAGGATGCCGGTGCCAGAGAGGGGTTGGGGTAGCAGCCCCGTCAGAGTTTGTTTGGCCTGCTATCGTCAGGGAGGACCGCACGAAACCAACCATCAGG tgtgTAAAGCAGAGCCCCGTGGTCTCATCGCTCGCAGGGTGGCAGAGGTGGCTCAGTCCACTTTAGACATCTTCAGCACTGCAGTAGACTACCCACTCT GCATTGTTAAGGATGTGGCTCGACCAGACTACTGGGTCCCGGATCAGGACATCACACAATGCCACCAGTGCTCGAAGGTCTTCACTCCAGTCATGTCCAAGCACCACTGCAGAGCCtgtggtcagggggtgtgCGGCCCCTGCTCCACACACATGAAACCCGTACCGTCAAGAGGGTGGGACCACCCGGTGAGAGTATGCGACAGCTGTGCCGCTTCCACCGATGGTCTCTGA